The following nucleotide sequence is from Fructobacillus americanaquae.
ACTTGTTCAAACAGGTTTTGTCAGATGCTAAGACGGTCGTTTGGAACGGCCCAATGGGTGTCTTTGAAATGGAAAACTTTGCCAAGGGGACTTTGGCCATTGGCAACGCCTTGGTTGATGTAACCAAGAATGGGGGCACAACCATTGTTGGTGGTGGTGATTCAACTGCCGCTGTTCAAGCTTTGGGTGTTGCTGACCAATTGTCACACATCTCAACTGGTGGTGGTGCATCTTTGGAATACTTGGAAGGTAAGACCTTGCCAGGTATCCAATCATTGACTGATAAGTAAAAAACGATTTAAAACCAAGCAAAAGATTGCTTGGTTTTTTAATACATAAAAACCAAATCCTTCTTAAATAAGTCTGTTAAAATAGAAGCTAATCGTGGGAGAGAAAGCGAACAAAAAGTTTGAATTTGTTTGTTATTTATGCTCTTTATAAATAGAAGAAATTAGCGTATAATGACAACAACTTATTTTCGAGAGGTGCACCGTGTCAAAAGAGCAATTAGTCAATGAACAAGCCTATTTAGACCAAACCCTGGGAAAAATTACAGATTCCCTGGAAAGTACCCAGGAGGAGATTAAAAAATCCAAAGGGTCACTGGCAGACGTCGCCAGCGGCTGGGACGATGTCCGGGTTAAAACCAGTACCTATTCTGGCATTGTTGAAACGGCGATGTCCGTGCGGCAACAGCAACAAGCCATTGCAGAGCGTGAAGCAGCCCAGTCACGGGCTGAAGTCCGCTATCAGACCTTGTCGAAGCAAATCGTTAAGCCATATTTTGCTCGCATCGACTTTACCGATCCAAGTGAAGAAAATCAAAAACCCGAGTCAATTTATATCGGTTTAGCTTCTTATTCCGATGACGATGGTCACTTCTACATTTATGACTGGCGGACCCCGGTTGCTTCCATTTATTATGATGGCGGTTTGGGCTCGGTCGAGTACTTAACACCAGTTGGGCCACAAAAGGCTGAAGTTTCCTTGAAGCGTCAGTTTGAAATTGAGGATGGCGTCATTGTGACCCTCTTTGACACTGAGGAGGCCATTGGGGATGCCATGCTTCTCAACGCCCTGTCTGGTGAGTCTTCTACTAAAATGAAGTCCATCGTCACGACAATTCAAAAGGAGCAAAACAAGATTATCCGGAATACGGATGCTGATTTGCTCTTTGTCCAGGGAGCAGCCGGGTCAGGAAAGACAGCCGCTATTATGCAACGAGTGGCCTACTTGCTTTACCGTTATCGTGGTAAATTAAATTCTGGTCAAGTCGTGATGTTTTCACCCAACCAGCTGTTTAACGACTATGTTGACCAAGTCCTGCCCGAGTTAGGGGAACAGAACCTGGTTCAGCTGACCTTTTTCCAATACGCATCGCGGCGGTTGCCACGGTTCTCTGTTCAGACCTTGGCAGAACGGTTTGAAAAATCAGTGGAACATGAAAAGATTGAGCGGATGCTCGGATCTTTGCAGATGTTTGCCGCGACAAAGGCCTATGCCGAATCGCTCAATGAGCAAGGCTTGGCTGCTCGTAACTTGAATTTCCGTGGCGAGCCACTGATTTCGAAGGAAAAAATCCTAGAAATTTACTATCAATATAATAGCAATTACAAGTTGTCACAGCGTTTGGAAGCCACTCAGGACTCTTTGCTACGGTCACTGCGGGCTCAAGTGAGCCACCAGATGAAGCAGGATTGGGTTGAATTAGCCATTGAAAACCTTTCAAAGGAAGAATATGACGAATTAGTTGGTGCTGGTGCCACTCG
It contains:
- the helD gene encoding RNA polymerase recycling motor HelD; translated protein: MSKEQLVNEQAYLDQTLGKITDSLESTQEEIKKSKGSLADVASGWDDVRVKTSTYSGIVETAMSVRQQQQAIAEREAAQSRAEVRYQTLSKQIVKPYFARIDFTDPSEENQKPESIYIGLASYSDDDGHFYIYDWRTPVASIYYDGGLGSVEYLTPVGPQKAEVSLKRQFEIEDGVIVTLFDTEEAIGDAMLLNALSGESSTKMKSIVTTIQKEQNKIIRNTDADLLFVQGAAGSGKTAAIMQRVAYLLYRYRGKLNSGQVVMFSPNQLFNDYVDQVLPELGEQNLVQLTFFQYASRRLPRFSVQTLAERFEKSVEHEKIERMLGSLQMFAATKAYAESLNEQGLAARNLNFRGEPLISKEKILEIYYQYNSNYKLSQRLEATQDSLLRSLRAQVSHQMKQDWVELAIENLSKEEYDELVGAGATRLGDDQEGDAAAMTRRHQLGAGPQEREFKSDKQERNFLAKKITTQALRPLAKKIRRSGFININTQFVDFLRALPNFLSLADFGVTEEEWQSYLNEVVANLKKHELTLANTTIYLYLYDLITGKHGQRDIRYLFIDEIQDYTPFQLAFLKFSFPNAKFTVLGDLNQAIFTQDWANSLEEDFASLFDPEKVELIDLTQTYRSTEQITNFSKELLANGKAIEAFNREGELPVLKMAKTANQAVNLVKEQLAENAADGEKTAIITQTLDAARELAQQLSDMPVTLIHSENQRLASGAVIIPSYLAKGLEFDAVIIWQADATHYKKDEQQRLLYTVASRAMHRLTMIGQGQVSPLIAAVPKDLYATVEEQA